Proteins encoded within one genomic window of Prauserella marina:
- a CDS encoding ArsR/SmtB family transcription factor, translating to MDEVFKALADPSRRQLLDSLNTRNGQSLRELCAGLDMARQSVSKHLTLLIKANLVTTTRRGRETLHFLNAEPINAIGDRWISRYDRQRVRALADLKTALEEQSVTGTEFVYTTYIRTTPEKLWQALTDPAFTSRYWGVEFETDWKPGSPMTWLEQGLRTEDPAQVVLDYQPYRRLAYTWHTFTPEFAGKHGFDDAFLAEVTAERRSTVTFDIEPRGEVVKLTVVHGGFDPGSTVLATVSNGWPSLVSGLKTLLETGEPLPEPEPAATGDGERTQ from the coding sequence ATGGACGAGGTCTTCAAGGCACTGGCCGATCCGAGCAGGAGGCAACTGCTCGACAGCCTCAACACCCGCAACGGGCAGAGCCTGCGCGAACTGTGCGCGGGGCTCGACATGGCACGGCAGTCGGTGAGCAAGCACCTCACCCTGCTGATCAAGGCCAACCTCGTGACGACGACCCGCAGAGGCAGGGAGACCCTGCATTTCCTCAACGCCGAACCGATCAACGCCATCGGCGACCGCTGGATCAGCCGCTACGACAGGCAGCGGGTTCGCGCGCTCGCCGACCTCAAGACCGCACTGGAGGAACAATCCGTGACCGGCACCGAATTCGTCTATACCACCTACATCAGGACCACTCCGGAGAAGTTGTGGCAGGCGCTCACCGATCCCGCGTTCACCAGCAGGTACTGGGGTGTGGAGTTCGAGACCGACTGGAAACCGGGATCACCGATGACCTGGCTCGAACAGGGCCTGCGCACCGAGGATCCGGCACAGGTCGTCCTCGACTACCAGCCATACCGGCGCCTCGCCTACACCTGGCACACCTTCACCCCGGAGTTCGCGGGCAAGCACGGCTTCGACGACGCATTCCTCGCCGAGGTGACCGCCGAACGCCGGTCCACCGTGACGTTCGACATCGAACCGCGGGGCGAGGTGGTCAAGCTGACCGTCGTGCACGGCGGCTTCGATCCCGGCAGCACCGTACTGGCCACCGTCAGCAACGGCTGGCCTTCGCTCGTGTCCGGCCTCAAAACCCTGCTGGAGACCGGCGAGCCGCTTCCGGAACCGGAACCCGCCGCGACCGGCGACGGCGAACGCACCCAGTAA
- a CDS encoding IclR family transcriptional regulator yields the protein MSTLQTLDRGLRALDVISRAQGGITVAELAGELNIHRAICYRIVATLEEHLLITRADDGRLRLAVGVAVLASRFEPEFAADAKPLLHGLANETHATAFVSAADGGDCVAILVAEPEGTVLTVGYKVGSRHPLTQGAAGIAILANRPESSRDPEAVKQAREAGYSLTKGELERGAVGIAAGIRLPAPVRASGLVERCVGVVAIEGLDTGSAAEAVMRTARQFESLLSA from the coding sequence ATGAGCACGTTGCAGACGCTCGACAGGGGCTTGCGCGCGCTCGACGTGATTTCCAGGGCACAGGGCGGAATCACGGTCGCGGAGCTCGCCGGTGAACTGAACATTCACCGCGCGATCTGCTACCGGATCGTCGCGACACTGGAGGAGCATCTCCTCATCACCCGCGCCGATGACGGCAGGCTGCGGCTCGCCGTGGGTGTCGCGGTGCTGGCTTCTCGGTTCGAGCCGGAGTTCGCCGCCGACGCGAAGCCGCTATTGCACGGTCTCGCCAACGAAACCCACGCGACCGCCTTCGTCTCCGCCGCCGACGGCGGCGACTGCGTCGCCATTCTGGTGGCCGAACCGGAGGGCACGGTACTGACCGTCGGCTACAAGGTGGGCAGCAGGCATCCGCTGACCCAGGGCGCGGCCGGCATCGCCATACTGGCGAACAGGCCGGAAAGCTCTCGTGATCCCGAGGCGGTCAAGCAGGCCCGCGAGGCTGGTTACAGCCTGACGAAGGGCGAACTCGAACGCGGGGCCGTCGGCATCGCGGCCGGAATCCGGCTGCCGGCGCCAGTGCGCGCGTCAGGGCTCGTCGAGCGCTGTGTCGGCGTCGTGGCCATCGAAGGACTCGACACCGGCTCGGCCGCCGAAGCCGTCATGCGCACGGCCCGCCAGTTCGAAAGCCTGCTCTCGGCCTGA
- a CDS encoding HD domain-containing protein, with product MTSTGPVSTWARQLANRYLAEELPRRFAHVRGVGRRADQIAGILPAEEQDLLVGAAWLHDIGYATPLADTGFHQLDGARFLAAEGLPSRVCALVAHHAGAAAVARLCGFADQLSAFEDEHTPLRDALWYCDMTTSPEGEPVSFPDRIAEIRRRRGPDDPVVLALAVNGDERAAAVRRTELLLGQSSRTAS from the coding sequence ATGACCTCAACGGGGCCGGTGAGCACCTGGGCACGGCAGCTCGCCAATCGTTATCTCGCAGAGGAACTCCCCCGCCGCTTCGCGCACGTACGTGGCGTGGGGCGACGCGCGGATCAGATCGCGGGCATACTCCCCGCCGAGGAACAGGATCTGCTCGTCGGGGCGGCGTGGCTGCACGACATCGGCTATGCCACACCGCTGGCCGATACCGGATTCCACCAGCTCGACGGCGCCAGATTCCTGGCAGCCGAAGGACTTCCCAGCCGGGTGTGCGCCCTCGTCGCCCACCACGCCGGCGCGGCGGCCGTCGCCCGGCTGTGCGGGTTCGCCGACCAGTTGTCTGCCTTCGAGGACGAGCACACGCCGCTACGAGACGCGCTGTGGTACTGCGACATGACCACCAGTCCCGAAGGAGAGCCGGTGTCCTTCCCCGACCGGATCGCCGAGATCAGACGGCGACGCGGGCCCGACGATCCCGTCGTGCTGGCACTGGCCGTCAACGGCGACGAGCGGGCCGCTGCCGTGCGCCGCACCGAGCTGCTGCTGGGACAGAGCAGCCGGACCGCGAGCTGA